A region from the Benincasa hispida cultivar B227 chromosome 12, ASM972705v1, whole genome shotgun sequence genome encodes:
- the LOC120092821 gene encoding purple acid phosphatase 3-like isoform X1: MGIIGEKLDVDFVISTGDNFYDRGLKGTGDSAFEESFSKIYNAPSLQKEWYSEIVEFFFVDTTPFVDKYFIDPEDEVYDWKGILPRRNYLSTLLKELDSSIKDSNAKWKIVVGHHTLKSAGTHGDTQELLHHLLPILEENKVDFYLNGHDHCLQHISSINSPLQYFTSGGGSKAWRGDINWMDPKELKFYYDGQGFMSLQITHSQANFTFFDIFGNILHQWASTKPLLHSAI; encoded by the exons atgGGAATCATTGGAGAAAAACTGGACGTTGATTTCGTAATTTCAACGGGTGATAATTTTTACGATAGGGGACTAAAGGGTACCGGGGATTCAGCATTTGAGGAGTCATTTTCCAAAATATACAATGCACCAAGCTTGCAAAAGGAGTGGTACAGTG AAATTGTGGAGTTCTTCTTTGTGGACACAACCCCCTTTGTGGACAAGTATTTTATTGATCCTGAAGATGAAGTTTATGATTGGAAGGGTATTTTACCCAGACGAAATTACCTTTCTACCCTTCTCAAG GAATTGGATTCATCAATAAAGGATTCAAATGCAAAATGGAAGATAGTTGTGGGACATCACACTCTGAAAAGTGCTGGAACTCATGGTGATACTCAAGAACTACTTCACCACCTTCTCCCCATTCTAGAG gAAAATAAAGTGGATTTCTATTTGAATGGACATGACCATTGCTTGCAACATATAAGCAGCATTAACAG CCCACTTCAATATTTCACAAGTGGAGGAGGGTCAAAGGCATGGAGGGGAGATATAAATTGGATGGATCCAAAAGAGTTGAAGTTTTATTATGATGGGCAAGGTTTCATGTCCTTACAAATCACTCATTCACAAGCAAACTTTACATTCTTTGACATCTTTGGCAATATTTTGCAC
- the LOC120092821 gene encoding purple acid phosphatase 3-like isoform X3: MGIIGEKLDVDFVISTGDNFYDRGLKGTGDSAFEESFSKIYNAPSLQKEWYSVLGNHDYRGDVEAQLSPILRKLDNRWICLRSFIVDTEIVEFFFVDTTPFVDKYFIDPEDEVYDWKGILPRRNYLSTLLKELDSSIKDSNAKWKIVVGHHTLKSAGTHGDTQELLHHLLPILEENKVDFYLNGHDHCLQHISSINSPLQYFTSGGGSKAWRGDINWMDPKELKFYYDGQGFMSLQITHSQANFTFFDIFGNILHQWASTKPLLHSAI, translated from the exons atgGGAATCATTGGAGAAAAACTGGACGTTGATTTCGTAATTTCAACGGGTGATAATTTTTACGATAGGGGACTAAAGGGTACCGGGGATTCAGCATTTGAGGAGTCATTTTCCAAAATATACAATGCACCAAGCTTGCAAAAGGAGTGGTACAGTG TTTTGGGTAATCATGATTATAGAGGAGATGTTGAGGCCCAACTGAGcccaattttgagaaaattggataatagATGGATTTGCTTAAGATCATTCATTGTTGATACAG AAATTGTGGAGTTCTTCTTTGTGGACACAACCCCCTTTGTGGACAAGTATTTTATTGATCCTGAAGATGAAGTTTATGATTGGAAGGGTATTTTACCCAGACGAAATTACCTTTCTACCCTTCTCAAG GAATTGGATTCATCAATAAAGGATTCAAATGCAAAATGGAAGATAGTTGTGGGACATCACACTCTGAAAAGTGCTGGAACTCATGGTGATACTCAAGAACTACTTCACCACCTTCTCCCCATTCTAGAG gAAAATAAAGTGGATTTCTATTTGAATGGACATGACCATTGCTTGCAACATATAAGCAGCATTAACAG CCCACTTCAATATTTCACAAGTGGAGGAGGGTCAAAGGCATGGAGGGGAGATATAAATTGGATGGATCCAAAAGAGTTGAAGTTTTATTATGATGGGCAAGGTTTCATGTCCTTACAAATCACTCATTCACAAGCAAACTTTACATTCTTTGACATCTTTGGCAATATTTTGCAC
- the LOC120092821 gene encoding purple acid phosphatase 3-like isoform X2, with amino-acid sequence MGIIGEKLDVDFVISTGDNFYDRGLKGTGDSAFEESFSKIYNAPSLQKEWYSVLGNHDYRGDVEAQLSPILRKLDNRWICLRSFIVDTEIVEFFFVDTTPFVDKYFIDPEDEVYDWKGILPRRNYLSTLLKELDSSIKDSNAKWKIVVGHHTLKSAGTHGDTQELLHHLLPILEENKVDFYLNGHDHCLQHISSINRYMSLFYSLTAHFNISQVEEGQRHGGEI; translated from the exons atgGGAATCATTGGAGAAAAACTGGACGTTGATTTCGTAATTTCAACGGGTGATAATTTTTACGATAGGGGACTAAAGGGTACCGGGGATTCAGCATTTGAGGAGTCATTTTCCAAAATATACAATGCACCAAGCTTGCAAAAGGAGTGGTACAGTG TTTTGGGTAATCATGATTATAGAGGAGATGTTGAGGCCCAACTGAGcccaattttgagaaaattggataatagATGGATTTGCTTAAGATCATTCATTGTTGATACAG AAATTGTGGAGTTCTTCTTTGTGGACACAACCCCCTTTGTGGACAAGTATTTTATTGATCCTGAAGATGAAGTTTATGATTGGAAGGGTATTTTACCCAGACGAAATTACCTTTCTACCCTTCTCAAG GAATTGGATTCATCAATAAAGGATTCAAATGCAAAATGGAAGATAGTTGTGGGACATCACACTCTGAAAAGTGCTGGAACTCATGGTGATACTCAAGAACTACTTCACCACCTTCTCCCCATTCTAGAG gAAAATAAAGTGGATTTCTATTTGAATGGACATGACCATTGCTTGCAACATATAAGCAGCATTAACAGGTATATGTCCTTATTTTACTCATTAACAG CCCACTTCAATATTTCACAAGTGGAGGAGGGTCAAAGGCATGGAGGGGAGATATAA